Proteins from one Tsuneonella aeria genomic window:
- a CDS encoding CoA transferase subunit A — protein MASKIYPDAAAALDGLLHDDMLIASGGFGLCGVPERLLDGIRDSGVKKLTFASNNAGIDNEGIGKLLRTRQVRKMIASYVGENKEFERQYLAGELEVEFCPQGTLAERMRAGGAGIPGFYTKTGVGTKVAEGKDAKVLEGRNGPEEFILERGIFADLAIVKAWKADETGNLVFRKTARNFNVPAATCGRVCVVEVEEIVAAGSLDPDCIHLPGVYVQRMILGAPYEKKIEFRTVRQRDSAAA, from the coding sequence ATGGCCAGCAAGATATACCCCGACGCCGCCGCCGCCCTGGATGGGCTGCTTCACGACGACATGTTGATTGCCAGCGGCGGATTCGGCCTGTGCGGGGTACCGGAACGCCTGCTTGACGGCATTCGCGACAGCGGGGTGAAGAAGCTCACTTTCGCCAGCAACAATGCGGGCATCGACAACGAAGGCATCGGCAAGCTGCTCCGCACGCGCCAGGTGCGCAAGATGATCGCGAGCTATGTCGGCGAGAACAAGGAATTCGAACGCCAGTACCTCGCCGGCGAACTGGAGGTGGAATTCTGCCCCCAGGGCACTCTCGCAGAACGCATGCGCGCAGGCGGCGCGGGAATCCCGGGCTTCTACACCAAGACCGGCGTGGGCACGAAGGTTGCCGAGGGCAAGGACGCAAAGGTCCTCGAAGGCCGCAACGGGCCGGAGGAATTCATCCTTGAACGCGGCATCTTTGCGGACCTGGCCATCGTCAAGGCGTGGAAGGCGGACGAAACCGGCAACCTCGTGTTTCGCAAGACCGCGCGCAACTTCAACGTCCCGGCCGCCACCTGCGGCCGCGTCTGCGTGGTCGAGGTGGAAGAAATCGTGGCCGCCGGCAGCCTCGATCCCGACTGCATCCACCTGCCTGGCGTCTATGTCCAGCGCATGATCCTGGGCGCGCCGTACGAGAAGAAGATCGAGTTCCGTACCGTGCGCCAGCGGGATTCTGCCGCGGCATGA